From Scatophagus argus isolate fScaArg1 chromosome 2, fScaArg1.pri, whole genome shotgun sequence, a single genomic window includes:
- the LOC124070382 gene encoding ATP-dependent RNA helicase DDX39A translates to MAETDADNELLDYEEDEEPQGAPESGTPANKKEVKGSYVSIHSSGFRDFLLKPELLRAIVDCGFEHPSEVQHECIPQAILGMDILCQAKSGMGKTAVFVLATLQQIEPVDGQVSVLVMCHTRELAFQISKEYERFSKYMPSVKVSVFFGGLAIKKDEEVLKKNCPHIVVGTPGRTLALIHNKSLSLKNIKHFVLDECDKMLEQLDMRRDVQEIFRLTPHEKQVMMFSATLSKEIRPVCRKFMQDPMEVFVDDETKLTLHGLQQYYCKLKDSEKNRKLFDLLDVLEFNQVVIFVKSVHRCVALSQLLVEQNFPAIAIHRGMAQEERLSRYQQFKDFQRRILVATNLFGRGMDIERVNIVFNYDMPEDSDTYLHRVARAGRFGTKGLAITFVSDETDAKTLNDVQDRFEVNVAELPEEIDISSYIEQSR, encoded by the exons ATGGCTGAGACCGACGCTGATAATGAACTTCTGGATtatgaggaagatgaggagcCCCAGGGAGCTCCCGAGAGTGGGACCCCAGCAAACAAGAAGGAGGTAAAGGGGTCCTATGTATCCATCCACAGCTCCGGCTTCAGGGACTTTCTCCTCAAACCAGAGCTGCTCCGTGCCATTGTTGACTGTGGTTTTGAGCATCCTTCAGAAG TGCAACATGAGTGTATTCCCCAAGCTATCCTTGGCATGGACATCCTGTGTCAGGCGAAGTCTGGTATGGGAAAGACAGCAGTATTTGTACTGGCCACCCTGCAGCAGATTGAACCTGTGGATGGTCAG gtgtcTGTCCTTGTAATGTGCCACACACGAGAGCTGGCTTTCCAGATCAGCAAAGAGTATGAGCGCTTCTCCAAGTACATGCCTAGTGTCAAGGTGTCTGTGTTCTTCGGTGGCCTTGCCATCAAGAAGGACGAGGAAGTCCTGAAGAAGAACTGCCCTCACATTGTTGTAGGAACTCCAGGACGTACTCTGGCCCTCATCCACAACAAGAGCCTCAGCTTGAAGAACATCAAACACTTTGTGCTTGACGAGTGCGATAAGATGCTGGAGCAGCTGG ACATGAGGCGTGACGTGCAGGAAATCTTCAGGCTGACACCCCATGAGAAGCAGGTTATGATGTTTAGTGCAACGCTGAGCAAGGAGATCCGCCCTGTTTGCCGCAAGTTCATGCAGGAT CCCATGGAAGTCTTTGTGGATGATGAGACCAAGCTGACACTCCATGGCTTACAGCAGTATTACTGCAAGTTGAAGGACAGTGAGAAGAACCGGAAGCTCTTCGACCTGCTTGATGTGCTTGAGTTCAACCAG GTGGTGATCTTTGTTAAGTCAGTGCATCGCTGTGTGGCTCTGTCCCAGCTGCTGGTGGAGCAGAATTTCCCTGCTATTGCCATCCACAGGGGCATGGCACAGGAGGAGCG GTTGTCCCGGTACCAGCAGTTTAAAGACTTCCAGCGGCGGATCTTAGTTGCAACCAACCTGTTTGGCCGAGGCATGGATATTGAGCGGGTCAACATTGTCTTCAACTATGACATGCCGGAAGATTCTGACACATACCTCCACAGA GTGGCCCGTGCTGGCAGGTTTGGGACCAAAGGCCTGGCTATCACCTTTGTGTCGGACGAGACTGATGCCAAGACCCTGAATGATGTCCAGGATCGCTTTGAGGTCAACGTAGCTGAGCTACCCGAGGAGATTGATATCTCCTCCTACA tTGAACAGTCCAGATGA